From the genome of Glycine soja cultivar W05 chromosome 14, ASM419377v2, whole genome shotgun sequence:
ttttttgtaattttgatcaatttttcaattttgcatgctttatttattttattttgatccaaTTAAATCACATACCTAATATATTCAcgtaagataaaattaaaaaataatttaattaattaaaatataaaaaaaacattagactaaattaaaaattctcTAATGTGTATATTTTTACAACCGATAATGTGTCCTATAATTCACTGGTGTATGAAAGTTgggctttataaaaaaaatggattttttatgtaaaagctttttaaaaagtGGATGaggcttaaataaattttatgaaaagtttatTTCACCAACTATTTTTCTAATTGTGAGAATATATTTCCTATGACATAGAAATGTTattcacaaatattttaaaagaatgtgtgatatatcttataataattattttattatcttataaTAAATGTGAGAATAAATTTTCCAATCCCAtaatcagaaaataaataaatagtccGTGTTTATAAAGATGATCAGTTGTAAAAGTATACACTTTTTTTcgatattaaaaatatacacattaaaattgtaaaaatattcacaatgtatatagtttttatatgcttacatgattaaaaaaaaaagtgggaaaAGTAAGGCCCGTGTATAAGAAAGCAggataatattttcctttttatattaaaaagtacaAATCATTATAAAGATTTATgttaaacaaattataaattcttaCCTTAAAAAAATGTGGGATTATAAATTTCCCCAGGAACAAGTGTGTAGAACCTCAATTAGTCAATATCCAAAGGATTATCTGATGTACATATAGCTCAAACAAAGCAATCTGACCAGTTCATATATCCTTAGTTACAGTACAACTGAAGTGATCTCAACCTGGTTTTGTGTCCACTTCTGTTACTTAATCCACATGCTTGCCCTAATTCAACCCAAGTCAATACCCTGTCCCAAATCTTACATAGATTTCTGCTAAATTTTCTATTGCCAGATCCATCAACTTCGACACACCCTCCAATTTTCTTCTTCGAATTCAATGGCGTGGTCGCATAAAGGCAAGTTTTTTATCTTCTCTTtactcttctttttctcttctcttcataTTTCCAGTTCCCCATTAGACCCCGAATCATGTTCTATACAATCCAAGCTGGACCACGATTCATGCCAGGAACATGATCCTGAAAAACCCCAAATAGCTAATCATTTGAATCAGCAAGTTTTGTTGGATAGGCTTGAGGAGTTAGTGAGAAACCTTAGTGATTTAGTTACAAGATTGGAATCAAAGCTACCTGACCCTCCAAAAGAAAAGGGTAGGTTTactcaaaaaaaaattggtgatgatgatgaagatgcaagATCAAGTAGTAAAGGAGTTGAAGATGGTGAATTTGAGGGGAAAATCCGAGATGGGGAGAGAGCTAGGGGAACGTCTGTGACAAAGTACACACCTTTTTGGTCAGAGAGGTTCCAGTTTGCATCTGCTTTGAAGTTggattctgaggccacttgtatAAATGTTTTGCCTTTTAGGGACCACGAGGGGCTGAGTAAGTATGTGGCGGTTAGTGATGAGAGGGGAAGAGTGTATGTGTTCACGAGGAATGGGGATGTGTTGGTTGAGTTTGATACCTCATTGGAGTCCCCTATTACAGCAATGGTTTCGTATACTTCGGTTTATAAGAATGAGAGTTTTGTGGTAACTGGTCATCAAAATGGGGAAATCTTGATGCATAGAATTTGGGAGGGAGGGTCTAGTGGAGAGGATTATAGTTCTGTTTTCATGGAGAATGTTGGTAAGTTTCTGTCACCTGAAAACTGGGAAGATGGGTTGCCGGTGactctcttggaagttcattatgTAGGGAGGATGAAGTACATTCTGTCAGCTGATACAAGTGGGAAGATCAGGGTTTTTAAGGAGAATGGTTCGTTACATGGCTCTGCCACGCCCTCTAGTAGGCCGCTAGTTTTTTTGAAGCAACGGCTTATGTTCTTGACAGAAACTGGGGCAGGTTCATTGGATTTAAGGGGCATGAAAATCAGGGAATCTGAATGTGAAGGCTTGAACCACTCTGTTGCTCGAACTTATGTTTTTGATGCCACGGAGCGTTCCAAGGCTTATGGGTTTACCTCAGACGGGGATCTGATTTATGTCTTGTTGCTTGGAGATGTGATGAACTTCAAATGCAGGGTTAGATACAAGAAAAAGTTTGATGTGGATGAGCCTCTTGCTCTGCAGGCAATTAAGGAGTATTTGCTGATTGTTAACCCGGAGAAGGTTTTCGTGTACAATGTTTCATCTCCGCATTATGTGAGAGTTGGTGTGCCTCGACCTGTTTTCTCCTCAGGTCTTGATGAGCTTAGATCATCCTTCTTGAATAATCCAACCCCAAGCTTGGATGCGGAAACAAGAGTGACACCCTTGATAGCTAGTGACCGCGAAAAGCTTGTTATTGTTGGTCTTGGAGGTGGGTATGTTGGAATGTATCATTCTAATCTACCTATCTTCAAAGGGGAATTCAATACCATGCTATGGACTAGTCCTGTGTTGTTCTTCATACTTTTCCTATTTGGGGCTTGGCACTTTTTCGCCAAGAAGAAGGAAGCACTTACATCATGGGGACCAGATGATCCATTTAGTTCCACGTCAG
Proteins encoded in this window:
- the LOC114384830 gene encoding uncharacterized membrane protein At1g75140-like is translated as MAWSHKGKFFIFSLLFFFSSLHISSSPLDPESCSIQSKLDHDSCQEHDPEKPQIANHLNQQVLLDRLEELVRNLSDLVTRLESKLPDPPKEKGRFTQKKIGDDDEDARSSSKGVEDGEFEGKIRDGERARGTSVTKYTPFWSERFQFASALKLDSEATCINVLPFRDHEGLSKYVAVSDERGRVYVFTRNGDVLVEFDTSLESPITAMVSYTSVYKNESFVVTGHQNGEILMHRIWEGGSSGEDYSSVFMENVGKFLSPENWEDGLPVTLLEVHYVGRMKYILSADTSGKIRVFKENGSLHGSATPSSRPLVFLKQRLMFLTETGAGSLDLRGMKIRESECEGLNHSVARTYVFDATERSKAYGFTSDGDLIYVLLLGDVMNFKCRVRYKKKFDVDEPLALQAIKEYLLIVNPEKVFVYNVSSPHYVRVGVPRPVFSSGLDELRSSFLNNPTPSLDAETRVTPLIASDREKLVIVGLGGGYVGMYHSNLPIFKGEFNTMLWTSPVLFFILFLFGAWHFFAKKKEALTSWGPDDPFSSTSATTSAPLASGSGDRSFADSSSRSSEVMDLRGGNLRAPPRRYGSPSRYPGGAATSYRLGGASADHNARPASVDPDFRAASELKFRASTMDPPGFPKRRDGMFVGNQVVNDHS